The genomic DNA GGGTTGACCGATGTTACCGCCGCTGGAAGCTCTAGCGATTACCATGTCGCCGCCGAGGTCGCTGCCTTTCCAGGTGACGGTTCCGCGTACCATGTCATGCCAGGATATGGTGCGATCGTCGTCGATGATGAAGCGGATTACGGGTTGTCTGCCTTCGGCTTCAAAGGCGCTTTGCTGTTCGGGGGTTAGGTGACGGTGGCGATTGTCGTAGCGGGGGGCTTGTTTTTTAGCTTTCTGTTCTTCCCGCATTTGGTCGAGTTCTGCGGCGCTGGTGTAGCAGCGGTAGGCCAGTCCTTTGTCTAAGAGGGTTTGGACTGCTTGACGGTATAAGTCTAGACGCTGGGATTGGAAACTGGGGCCTTCATCCCAGGTGAGGCCGAGCCAGGTGAGGCCTGTTTGGATGTTCTCGGTGTATTCTGGGCGCGATCGCTCTAAGTCTGTGTCTTCTATCCGCAGGATGAATTTACCGCCAGTGTTGCGGGCGTATAGCCAGTTAAATACGGCGGTTCTGGCGGTACCGATGTGTAGATTGCCGGTGGGAGAGGGGGCGATGCGAACTCTGACTGTCATTTTTTGATTTACTACGATGTTAGTTTGGGGGCGTTTAGCTGGTTGGAAGGCGTGGCGCTTGTGGAACTATAGATTTTAATATAGCTTGTGCCAGAGTGGCGCTTGAGTTGGATTGAATGGATGAGGGAAGGGAGGGCGATCGCTACGAAAATCCAGCAATGGCAATAAAAGAAGAGTTAAGTTAAATTAAGTTTGATGGATGCGTCCACAACCCTGAATCACTTTGAGGAATCGATATGGCAGATTCAAAAAGCGAAATAAACGCTAAAATCGAAAATTTTCCTGTAAACAGTCCTAGCTTTCAGACTACATTAATATCGGCTTTTGAGATGGCAATGCGTCACCACCAAGAACAGGAATTAGCTGCATTGAGGAACACAGTTTTAAATGCTGGACTACCAAATGCACCGGAGGCAGATATACAGAGAATGTTTCTAAATTGGCTAGATGAATTTACAAGTTGGCATTTAATGTTACTCAGGTATTTACAGGAATATAATGCTAATGACATACAAGTTATTGAAGAAGGTCTTGAGGTAAAACGCCCTTTTTATAATCAGGTACTACAAGATTTACAAGCCAAAGGTTTAATATATTTGAAAGAGGTATATGTAGCCAAAGAAAAGAATAAAGAATACGAAAGACAGTTTCCCAATCCTATTCCACTGCCTTCTACAAATTTGATGGATTTAGGCTATCGAGATCCTTATAAAGATACAAATATAGTGGTTTTCAAGCGAGTTGAAAATATTGATAAATTTATCAAAGAGGGTAAATATTATTGCGATAATAGCAGTAAATCCGCTAAAGTTGATCGCATTACAGATGTGGGTAAATTATTTTTGGACTTCATTAAAAATCCTATTGAAAAAGTAAGTTTTGACCGCTCTCAACAATGAGAGATAGTGCTATCTCCAAAACGTGCAAGTTGCGTTACCTAAGCTGACACAGACCGCAAATTTTAATTGTTTGACATGGGAACCTGATGCTGAGCAATAATGTGATATAGAAGCCGGTAGGTATTTGTAAACAAATGTTCTTGAAAGCTCTAACCAGTCGGATTTCTTCTAAATCGCTCAAGGTGCCGCTGCGTCTTGTGTTCTTAGTGCCCCTAGTGCTGCAAATCTCGGCAGCAGTAGGGTTGACGGGATGGCTGTCTTTTCGCAACGGACAGAAGGCAGTTAATGATTTAGCGGCCAATTTGAGTTTAGAAGTTACTGGTCGCACTCAAGAGCATTTTCAAAGCTTTGCAGACGCATCTAACTTATTTCTGGAATTGAATACGGCGGCAATTCGAGCCGGAAATTTAGATCCAGAAGATTTTCCTAGCTTAGAACGCTATTTCTGGCATCAGACTCAAGTGAGCGATCGCGTGACCACGATCTATTATGGTAGTGTTTCGGGCGAATTTCTACTGCTTAAGAGAGAAAATCCTCCTCTTGTCTATATTAAAGACGAGTCTACAGATTTTGCCAGGAAAATTTACCGCCTCGATAGTCAAGGAAATCGCGTTGAGTTGGTGAAAACAGACAATTACGATCCTCGGACTCGGCCTTGGTACAAAGCTGCCGTGCGATCGCGTCAATCTACTTGGTCGCCTATCTATCAATTTACCGCGATGCCTGTTCTGGGGATCACGCCAGCCACCCCAATCTACAATAAAAATGACGAATTGCAAGGTGTGCTGGCAATCGACTTAACCTTAGAGCAAATTAGCAATTTTCTCAGAGGCTTAAAAATTGGCAAATCGGGACAAGCTTTTATTATCGAGCGCAGTGGTGATATTGTTGCTAGTTCGACAACAGAGTTGCCTTTTGTCAAGACTGCTGAGGGACAAAAACGCTTAAAAGCAACTAACAGTAATAACCTATTGATTCGTTCAGCGGCGGAGTCTCTGTATCAACAATTTGGCAATTTAGACCGGATTCAGGAACCGATTCATATAACATTTAATGTTGACTCTCGCAATCAATTTTTAACTGTGGCTCCCCTAGCTGATGGTAAAGGAATTGATTGGCTGATCGTCGTGGCAATTCCCGAAGCCGATTTTATGGACGGCATCAATGCTAATAACCGTACTACTTTCTTGTTCTGTGTGGCAGCTTTGGCGGTGGCAATCGTGCTTTCAATTTACACTTCCCGCTGGATTACTAACCCAATTCGACGCTTAAGTGCAGCCACAAAAGCAATGGCACAGGGGGAATTAAACCAAAAGGTTGAGGTGCCAATTGCTGAAGAACTGGGGATATTAGCTGAGTCTTTCAACTTGATGGCTAAACAGTTACGCTCGTCATTTGCAGCTATGGAAGCGACAAATGTAGATCTAGAACAGCGAGTTATAGAACGTACAGCTAAACTCCAATCTGCGGAAGCGGAACTGCGGGCGCTGTTTGCAGGGATGAGCGAATTAATTCTAGTTTTGGATAGGAATGGCCGCTATTTAAAAATCGCGCCGACAAATCAAGCACTGACGTACAAACCGATGGAAGATTTAGTTGATAAAACGATTGGTGAAGTTTTTCCACCAGCACTTGCTGATACTTTTGTCGGCTATATCCAGAATAGCTTAGATTCTCAGCAGACTGTCAATGTTGAGTACAACTTGACGATCGGCGATCGCGAAGTCTGGTTTGCAGCTAGTATTTCCCCACTTTCACAGGAATCAGTAATTTGGGTAGCGCGGGATATCAGCGATCGCAAACTGGCAGAATCAGCACGACAACAGACAGAAAAACAGTTACTCCGGCAAAACTCGGCCTTGGTAGAACTAGCACGAAATAAAGCTTTATACCGAGGAGATTTGAATGCTGCTATCAAAGAAATTACCGAAACTACTGCCTGCACTCTTGAACTCGAACTAGCAAGCGTATGGCTGTACAATGAAAGCCGATCGCAGATGGAATGTTTTGACCGATTTGAGCGCAGCAGTGGCTTACATAAGTCCGGCGAGCCATTAGTAGCAGCGGATAACCCGGCATATTTTCAAGCTTTGGAAGAAGATCGGATAATTGCACCCGGAGATCCCTTCAGCGATCGCCGGACTAAGGATTTTGCTAATTCTTACTTTGCGATTACTGGTACTGCTTCTATGCTTGACGCACCGATCCGAGTTGGTGGTGTGGTAATGGGAGTTCTCTGTTTGGAAGAAGTGGAACAAACCCGATATTGGACGCAGGAAGAGCAAAATTTTGCGGCTTCTATTGCAGATTTAGTATCTTTAGCGATCGAAGCTAGCGATCGCCTGCGTACCGAAACCGCTCTTCGCAGTGCTGAAGAAAAATATCGCAGTATTTTTGAGAACACAGCCGAAGGTCTATTTCAAACGAGTTTAGAAGGACACTTTCTGAGCGCAAATCCTGCTCTCGCCAGGATTTACGGTTATTCTTCCCCAGAGGAACTGCGAGAGCTTGTCAGCGACATCAAAAGCCAAGTTTATGTAGATCCCCACAGACGAGATGAACTCACCCGGCTAATAATCCAAAGAGGTGCAGTATCAGGGTTTGAGTCTCAGGTTTACCGTGCTGATGGTAGTATTATTTGGATTTCGGAGAATGTG from Kamptonema formosum PCC 6407 includes the following:
- a CDS encoding PAS domain S-box protein, which translates into the protein MFLKALTSRISSKSLKVPLRLVFLVPLVLQISAAVGLTGWLSFRNGQKAVNDLAANLSLEVTGRTQEHFQSFADASNLFLELNTAAIRAGNLDPEDFPSLERYFWHQTQVSDRVTTIYYGSVSGEFLLLKRENPPLVYIKDESTDFARKIYRLDSQGNRVELVKTDNYDPRTRPWYKAAVRSRQSTWSPIYQFTAMPVLGITPATPIYNKNDELQGVLAIDLTLEQISNFLRGLKIGKSGQAFIIERSGDIVASSTTELPFVKTAEGQKRLKATNSNNLLIRSAAESLYQQFGNLDRIQEPIHITFNVDSRNQFLTVAPLADGKGIDWLIVVAIPEADFMDGINANNRTTFLFCVAALAVAIVLSIYTSRWITNPIRRLSAATKAMAQGELNQKVEVPIAEELGILAESFNLMAKQLRSSFAAMEATNVDLEQRVIERTAKLQSAEAELRALFAGMSELILVLDRNGRYLKIAPTNQALTYKPMEDLVDKTIGEVFPPALADTFVGYIQNSLDSQQTVNVEYNLTIGDREVWFAASISPLSQESVIWVARDISDRKLAESARQQTEKQLLRQNSALVELARNKALYRGDLNAAIKEITETTACTLELELASVWLYNESRSQMECFDRFERSSGLHKSGEPLVAADNPAYFQALEEDRIIAPGDPFSDRRTKDFANSYFAITGTASMLDAPIRVGGVVMGVLCLEEVEQTRYWTQEEQNFAASIADLVSLAIEASDRLRTETALRSAEEKYRSIFENTAEGLFQTSLEGHFLSANPALARIYGYSSPEELRELVSDIKSQVYVDPHRRDELTRLIIQRGAVSGFESQVYRADGSIIWISENVRSVLDRDGNVLYYEGSIEDISDRKHFESVLQLAKEAAEAASMAKSSFLANMSHELRTPLNAIIGYSEMLQEETEDLGYQELTPDLHKIHISGKHLLSLINDILDISKIEAGRMDLYLETFSVDDLIDDVAATAKPLAEKNGNILEVIKNSDIDTMHADITKVRQILLNLLSNAAKFTHNGKITLAVSREIAAIDAEESMTTAEVIIDNQSNINNNNSSAISNFECLIFNCTDTGIGMTSEQLQQIFQPFTQGDASTTRKYGGTGLGLAISHCFCQMMGGKIAVESQIGIGSTFSVKLPANMANG